Within Citrus sinensis cultivar Valencia sweet orange chromosome 1, DVS_A1.0, whole genome shotgun sequence, the genomic segment TTGGCTTTAGATTGTACCCTTCCCTGTCTATACATTTCGGGGGAATTTAAAGCACCAGGAGCATTGGAATCAACATACGCATCATGCCCATATTGTGATGATCCTGTTGACTTGGAATTTGATCCACAGTTTTTTCTCCGGTTTCGCTCTTCGCCCTCACTAACAGAGCATTTTTGGGCCACCATTGGTAGCTTCGTCGGGTCAACGTCACACACTTTGGCTTTCCCTTTCATTGTCAATGTTGATGCTCTGATCCTCATACCTCTGTGTTCAATGCACCTCTTTCTTTGTTCAACAGGTGGCATTTGACAAACAGAACCATCACCTAAGGAAACCCCACAGATACCTGTATGGCCCTCATCAGCACCGTATCTATCAAGAACAAGCCTAGGCTGTGATTTGGTAAACTTAATAATTTGAGGCAAGAAATTGTGACCCTCCGGGCTTGCTTTGATTTTAATGTCTGCTGGCCAATGATTGAAACGTAAGAGATTCCTGATAGTTTTCGGAAACTGAATATTGTTTGAAGCAACTTCATCGAGTTTCCGGCGGACATCAGCATGGCGACGTTTGCCGTTGTTGCCTTTGTTCCACGCATAATCAAATTTATCGAGAATCTTTCTTTCTGTTTTCTCAGCATCTTCCTTGTTTTTCATCTGACAAACATTGAGGTGGgagcaaaagaagaaaacaaatcaaatttcagAAATCATATGCCAAACTTTGCAAGCAGGCCCTACTTCAATAATGTATATCCGTGAATTAACCAGAACCACTCAAATGCATTGAGCTTATACATAAATGCAAACGATTGTTTCTCTATTCATTACAATTGAAATGCAAACGAATCTGAAGAGAACTTAGTCGTGTTATCCTCTTGGTCAGTTCGCAAGTCTTGATCGTTACAGAATGTGAGGGAACTTTTTGATTTATGGTGCCTTGACTAAGCCCAGTTTCAGTTGGTAGTTAGTACCAGCGAAAGAATATGCAATATGAGATAATTCAGAATGTAGCACTCAAGAGAGGAATGGACACCAGTCACGCCACAAAATCTATTTGACAATCTCCATACAGACTTCAAGTATCTCTCTACGTGAATTTATGCCTCGTCTATCAACCAAACATATAGAACCAAATATATTGAAGCAACTCAAAACTCACTTACAGGTGCCGATCTGTACACAATGGAATAGCCTCTGCGGAATATATCCTCAAAATATCGGCCCGAGTCACAGCCACTATTCAAGTGAGCACCAGTACGGCCATAGGCCTGGAGTCTTGCTCGGACACTCTCAGCTTGTCCAACGTAAACCACAATTACCCCAGCGCCCGGTACAGCTATTCCAAGCTCATAGAGTCCAGGACCCGTGTCATTCGGAAGGTTATGAACCTTGTATCTTTCCGCTCCTTCCTTCCCATGAGAATGATTTTCCCAATCTGACGGTCCAACAAGTTCCTGAAATAAACTTACAcagaacaagcacaaaagtGAAATCACTACACCAGTAACAATAATTTCTCTCACAAGATTTTTAGTTTTCAATGCTAGTAAGTTTTAACCTTCCATTTGGAGAATTGGGAGTCATGATTGGTTCGCTCGCAGTCTTCTCTTTGAATCCTAGCTATAATGGCCAACAGAGCTGCTTCCATTTTCTCAATGATCTGCCGTGGCAAGGCAAGACTGTTGCATATTTAATTTGCACCTTTTAACACTGAGGGTGACGCGACATTTTAACGAAAGGACCAGATTGCCCATCAATCAAAGCACTTGCTATGTAACTGTTAAGTCTGTGACTGCCTTGTCGGACTCCACTTACCAAATGGAAACTTGGAGACGAAGGAGTCAGAGAATCTTCGTTATCTTATCTTTGTTGAATTATAGGCACTGGCTTTAATTTAGTGATTGTGAAAGAAATAGTCCTTTACTGCTTCATTCACTGCACAGTTGAATTATAGGCACTGCCTAGTCTTTTAATCCGAAAAAACAATTGTCaccttgcttttttttttgtactttttctACCATTATATTACAAATGCTCTCAACAACAGCCTCTACGGGATTCTCATCTCCTTTCACAAACATGTGGGATAAGAGTAgatttctctttaatattattaattagaataaatttcGAACTAATCTCTACCACGTTTAAtgaaatgtaaaaatatactGATTACTagagttgaaaaataaaagctaaAAACTAAGAATATAAATTGAGAAAATCATAAAGTCAGATAATATTGCAACCAATTTGTGTATCATATATTTCAGCTTATTATCTTAACTTATTACAccatgatattaaaaattacatgcCCTTTTGACAAGTAATACCGAGTATAATGCACTTCTCTGTCCTAATGCTATGCGAATAGTTATTGATGCTTTTACTTTGGAAAGGTCAGTCCTTATTTGTCCTATTAGTGGCCCTtgagcttttttcttttattttttttccttttgggaTAAGGACCCTTGAGCTTATCATTTAAGGTACGaacataaaataagaataactttaaatttaaaaaaaaaaaagagaataatttttaaatggatagagctttttttttttttaagaaaactatTGTTCATGATATTTTCactatataaattattgagatccgtttatattaattatgatatggTACCGCTCAGATTTTTAAtcttctcaaatattcgagggacgcCCAACTTCTATTATGGGAGAAAGACTATTTTTACTCAAACTCTGGGACTTCAAGGAAgaacatttaaattaaacatccACAATGCGTTTGCGGGGGCTCGAACCACTTCCCTCACAATTATGAGGGAGTGGCTCTATCCACTTGGGCTTAGCCTAAGTGGTTAATGGATAGAGCTATTTGAATCcactaaattattataaattttatattactaaaACAGCCATGAGTGAGTTAAGGAAAAAAGATTTGTCTAactaaaacaaatgaaattcaattattggttaaaaaaagatttatctttttttttttgataaaaaccACCAAGGGGTGGGGATTAGGTGAGACGCTTACCTATAATATAAATCAGTAATGAAACAAATACATAAGGAGGgagatataaattaaaacttcctaaaataaatgtaaatatacaaaaataaaaggagaagactaaaatcatcaaaagaaaaaagaaagtcaTTAATGCAAGCATATGACAATGACTTATCTTCTTCAATTAGCGGGAGAATTTTCGtaagattttaatatagtaAAAACAAAGAATGCAAGAAAACTGAGCTTATCACCACCAATCTCCATTTTTTAATCCcactaattttcatttattagtagtttattaaataaat encodes:
- the LOC102622458 gene encoding protein EFFECTOR OF TRANSCRIPTION 2, coding for MEAALLAIIARIQREDCERTNHDSQFSKWKELVGPSDWENHSHGKEGAERYKVHNLPNDTGPGLYELGIAVPGAGVIVVYVGQAESVRARLQAYGRTGAHLNSGCDSGRYFEDIFRRGYSIVYRSAPMKNKEDAEKTERKILDKFDYAWNKGNNGKRRHADVRRKLDEVASNNIQFPKTIRNLLRFNHWPADIKIKASPEGHNFLPQIIKFTKSQPRLVLDRYGADEGHTGICGVSLGDGSVCQMPPVEQRKRCIEHRGMRIRASTLTMKGKAKVCDVDPTKLPMVAQKCSVSEGEERNRRKNCGSNSKSTGSSQYGHDAYVDSNAPGALNSPEMYRQGRVQSKAKLQYDTICGVELGGGTFCTRQPVKGRVRCEQHKGWKIQGTKSTSVAQDHKSDVYGASYGSFVCGAQTLDGSYCRRQVKANTKCWQHSDKSLTIRSWSDWNYGGSSLCGAPTRNGSSCRRSVKGGGRCWQH